One genomic region from Acidimicrobiales bacterium encodes:
- a CDS encoding carbamate kinase, whose amino-acid sequence MRVVVALGGNAVLTRGEAPDADIQEHHVRAAVQALLPLARAHQLVLTHGNGPQVGALALESAKDPALTRPYPLDVLSAQTQGMIGYWLLQALDEGSPGTAVAALITRTIVSLSDPAFVDPQKFVGPVYEEDEARRIASQSGWIVKVDGPYWRRVVASPSPLGIVEIPLIRTLVDAGVMVVCAGGGGIPVSRDPSGRLTGVEAVVDKDATAALLAEQLGADALLMLTDVAAVFRDYGTDRERPIHLTEPTFLRSLQFPTGSMGPKVDAACRFVERTGGIAGIGALAEAEAILKGRAGTLVMPRGSKPVGLVPPERRSD is encoded by the coding sequence ATGCGCGTGGTCGTAGCGCTCGGTGGTAATGCGGTGCTCACCCGGGGAGAGGCTCCCGATGCCGACATCCAGGAGCATCACGTGCGCGCGGCCGTGCAGGCCCTGCTCCCGCTCGCGAGGGCCCACCAGCTCGTGCTCACCCATGGCAACGGGCCGCAGGTCGGCGCGCTCGCCCTGGAATCAGCGAAAGACCCGGCACTCACGCGGCCGTACCCGCTCGACGTTCTGAGCGCGCAAACCCAGGGAATGATCGGTTACTGGCTGCTGCAGGCGCTGGACGAAGGGTCGCCGGGCACGGCTGTCGCAGCGCTCATCACCCGGACGATCGTCTCGCTATCCGACCCGGCGTTCGTCGATCCTCAGAAGTTCGTCGGCCCCGTCTACGAAGAGGACGAGGCAAGACGGATTGCGTCGCAGTCGGGTTGGATCGTCAAGGTCGACGGTCCGTACTGGCGCCGGGTCGTCGCCTCGCCATCGCCTCTGGGCATCGTCGAGATCCCCCTGATACGCACACTGGTGGACGCCGGCGTGATGGTCGTCTGCGCCGGTGGTGGGGGGATCCCGGTGTCACGTGACCCGTCCGGGAGGTTGACGGGTGTCGAAGCTGTGGTGGACAAGGACGCCACCGCAGCGCTGCTGGCCGAGCAGCTAGGAGCCGACGCCCTGTTGATGCTGACGGATGTGGCCGCAGTGTTCCGCGATTACGGCACCGACCGCGAGCGCCCGATCCATCTCACGGAACCGACGTTCCTACGCTCGTTGCAGTTCCCCACAGGCTCGATGGGGCCGAAAGTCGATGCCGCTTGCCGTTTCGTGGAACGTACGGGAGGGATCGCCGGGATAGGAGCGCTCGCCGAAGCGGAAGCAATCCTCAAAGGCCGGGCGGGGACCCTAGTGATGCCGAGGGGCAGCAAGCCCGTGGGGCTCGTGCCGCCCGAACGGCGCTCTGATTAG
- a CDS encoding pyridoxamine 5'-phosphate oxidase family protein: protein MWIDERGSDVLGVVECRQLLTIGASKHSPGHLGISGPDAPTVLPVDYAMCGPGVLLRVGAGLFSHIAGQLVAFEVDGIGQDGRPWSVLVRGLAMAERDHAECAHLPKPRVSQPGQHVVRIQTHVVTGRRLGAA from the coding sequence ATGTGGATAGACGAGCGAGGATCGGATGTCCTTGGCGTAGTCGAGTGCCGGCAGTTGCTGACCATCGGTGCCTCCAAACACTCGCCGGGCCACCTCGGCATCTCGGGGCCGGACGCACCCACGGTCCTTCCAGTCGATTATGCAATGTGCGGTCCGGGCGTCCTGCTCCGGGTGGGAGCGGGGCTGTTCTCTCACATCGCCGGCCAACTGGTCGCCTTCGAGGTGGATGGAATCGGCCAGGACGGCCGCCCGTGGAGCGTCCTGGTCCGGGGCCTAGCCATGGCGGAGCGGGATCATGCGGAGTGTGCGCACCTGCCGAAACCTCGCGTGAGCCAGCCGGGCCAGCACGTGGTAAGGATCCAGACACACGTCGTGACCGGCCGGCGCTTGGGCGCCGCCTGA